GTGCATAAACTCTTTAACTCTCCACTAGAATACTGGTACTCCTCTATTccattccattttttttttataactgtGGTGTTCGGGACAGCTTGCACGCACACCAAGGTTTGGTTagatgagaagaaatcacctaaTGTTTTTTGCCTCTGCTAGGATTTGAACCCGGGACCTCATGGTTCTCACTCACTTTATTaaccactaggccacacccttgggtaCCCTCTATTCCATTCCATATGGAATTACTTCCTTAATAGTCCGTTTCGGAAAGAATGACACATCTCTATatttaatttaactttaaattttcaagttacccttaatgagaaatttCATACCCACACAAATGTCCTGACATGTTTAAAATCACAAATTACAAAAGtcttataatcacacaaatattacATGTTTAAGATCACAAATTTCCAActctttatttctttcctaaacTCCTTGCCGAGCATGACTTGGATTGGAGGAAGTATAAGGTATCGATTTTTGGTATTATCAATTTACCACTTAATGCAGTTTCCACACAACAAACCAATATCTTCACGAggaaaaataaagcatataaggaGAGAGGAGAGGCAAAAAGAAATACTAGGAGAGAGAATAAAATTATGAATAAGTTCCAGCAGCCTCCTCCATTTCAGAACACCATACTTAGGAAATCATACATTGTTGGCATATGCCATTTTCCTAATAAGATAAACAAGAGAATGAAAATGGTCTTACCTTTTCTGCTCTTACTTGTGCTTGTCTCATTGCCAAAAATTTACTGGATGGTCATTATGCTTCAACACTGTATTACCTCATTCACTCTTGGCTCTGCTTGTCCCGTCTCCGGTAAAAGCTCTGAGACCACAACTGGCATAGACTTTTTATTACACTTTTAGGTAGAGTTGTATAGCAATCACAACTCCAGGAGAACTTCAAAAATGATATAGCTAAGTTTAGAATAGCATAGAACGCTGCAGGTTTTATTTGAATTGGACCTTTCATTCTTTCGTACTGATCGTTTCACAAAGTAGGATTTGGTGGAAACTTAAATATCCTGAAAAGAAAAATATGCGGAAAGAAGTACTACTAGATAAGTTAGCTTCATTGATCATTCAAATACATATAATCAAATTCGTATACTTCAAAAAATGAAACAAATTTCTATTAGATGACCATCTTTCTCAACCAAATAGAATGACCGATAAAATTCAATCAAATACCTAAGCAAGAGTGCTAGATGCAGAGACAAAACCCAGCAATCAAGTGAAACAAAATTTTAGACTACTCTGTTCATTTGAAAGAACTCAATGAAGACTTTTATGTTGTTCATTTTTTAACCAGCCAGATGAACAACCAAAATTCTAGAATGGGCATGATCCTACTCAACCTTATCCCTAGAACAAGCATTCCAAAAATCTTTTACGAACATCAATATTTTTTAACAAAGGATTCTGACACAAGTACCAGAAATTAAGAAAATTCAATGCTCGTGAAAACACAAACAGCTCCAATGAAGAAAAACCAGTTCAGCTGTTATAGTTTATTCTAGACTTCTGAGGCCAAATGTTCTCTTGCTTACCTACTAACACATTCACATTTCCATCGGCtgcaaaaatcaaaaaaagaacaTAGCAAAATGATCCGATTTCtccaaagaaaatttcaaaaaggaGTTGTGGAATGTGATTCACTGAACCTTTGGTAACATAAACCCCTCTCTGTGTAGAAATAGGGTGGACTCTTGGGAGCCCTCCATTCTGCAATCCCATTCATCTGCATCAACAAGCATATCAAGCACATTCACAGAATCTGGGGTGAGACAAACGCATAACTGTTGGGGTTTAAGCCTCTTAGAGCTTAAAAgatggtgaatgggaaatggagtgaaatatgaaaatttgattttacttccttgacaaagggacattgtcccatattagaggaggaaaagacttttgattgatatatatacaattgctcctcgcgccgtcgtcgtcgctcgctatCGGCTTCGGTCAtataattgattgattaattttttggaccaaatttatttgttattttcctCCGTTTTAATTTTCCCGTTATAATTTGAATTTGGCGGTTTGCATAAATGGCCGTTTTATAAAACAACCATTTTGAGTTGCAACCTTACCTGAAGAGTTGTAACTCTTCAGTATAACCCAACGTTTTTTTTTTACTATAAATACATGAACTCTCCCTCAGATTTTCCTTACGAAAAATTCTGATTTCTCCTTATtctttctgcattgttttaacataaaagaaagcagtaagtgTGATTTACTACTGCTCTTTGAGTTCGTTGATcattggggtttgaagtaccgctacaccagtgaggttatccgttctatcctgggagaaaataatcctaAACCTCGGGTACTAGGAGGGAATTAAGtttcttaaggaaacactgtgaatttagTAGGCTCAGATCATTTTGTATTCTTCtacatttctgatttttttcatTGCTACTggttttgaatatattttcgaaTACAGATTTCTAACAAGCTTACGGAACTTAATTTATTTTTCTGTATTCATCTTATATTCTGTTTGTGGGAGACTAAATCCTAGCGATTTCTACTCTCAGTTTGGAGACTAAAATCTTTGGATTTTCTACTCCTTTTGTATTCggtttgaaaaaaataaaatattcacCGTTGTATGTAATTTGTTTTTGTTAAAGTTATTCGGTTTGAAGATTTTAAAGACTTCACGattaattatttttgtttctGGTTTGTGATTAATAGAAATGACAGAAACAAGAACTTTTGTGGTTGGCTCTACGAGCAATGTTTCTTCTTCCAGTCGTTCTGTGCCACCACTAACTCTGGCGGAAAAGCCTGAAAATCTTTTCGGGATTGACTTCAAATGGTGGCAACAAAATATGTTCTTCTATTTGACTACTTTGACTCTACAGAAGTTTATCAAAGAGGATGTTCTAGTTCTTCCGGAATCAACTCCTGAGAATGAACGTTTTATGGTGACTAAGGCATGGAAGCACTCAGATTTCTTATGCAAGAATtacattcttagcggactggagggTGATCTTTACAACGTCTATAGTAATGTGAAAACTTCAAAAGAACTTTGGGAGGCATTGGAAAAGAAGTATAAAACCGAGGATGCCGGTTTGAAGAAGTTCGTTGCAACCAAGTTTTTGGACTATAAGATGGTATACAGCAAGCCTGTCATTACCCAAGTTCAAGAGCTGCAAGTTATCATTCatgatctccttgctgaaggtataattCGAATTAATGCTTATGTTGAAAGTATTAATTCTCTTACTAATTATGAATTTTTTGTTAAAGGTTTGGTCATTAATGAGGCATTTCAAgttgcagcaatgattgagaagttgcctcctttaTGGAGGGACTTTAAGAATTACTTAAAACACAAGCGCAAGGagatgggagcaaatattgttgaaactACTCCAACTAATCCTAAGAAGAGGAATAAGTCTTCTGGACCAAACAACTATCCCAGCAAGAAGAAATTCAAGGAAAATTGCCACAATTGTGGAAAGGTTGGACACAAACCTGCAGAATGTCGTGCtccaaagaaagagaagaaaaaagatcAAGCAAATAtggttcaaacaaatgatggtaTTGATGACTTGTGCGCTATGTTGTCTGAATGCAACTTAGTGGaaaatcctaaggagtggtggattgattctggttCCACCCGTCATGTTTGTGTTGTTAGAGAAGCATTTGCTTCATATGCTCCCGCTGGACTCGACGAGACCATTTTTATGGGAAATTCTGCAACGACCAAAACTGAAGGTTATGGAAAGATATTCCTAAAGATGACCTCTAGTAAGGTGGTGACTCTGAACAACGTTTGTCATGTTCCTGAAATATGAAAGTACTTAGTTTCTATTTCACTTCTCGTCAAGAACAGGTCTAAATGTATTTTTGTTTCAGACAAAGTTGTAATAAGTAAGTACGAGATGTACTTAGAAAAACgttaccttactgagggcctttttaagctgaatgtaatggctgttgataataataaaatttcagcttcttcttacttacttgagtcaaatgatttatggtaTATACGTTTGGGACAtgttaattataaaaccttgcaaaaaatgattaatttggaagtattacCTAAATTTGTATgtgacaaatcaaaatgtcaaatatgttttgaatctaagtatgttaaacatccttataagtcagttgaaaggaattcaaatcctttattagacttaattcatacagatatttgcgacatgaagtcaataccatctcgcgatGTAaataagtatttcataacttttattgacgacagtactctatattgctatgtttacttacttaatagtaaagatgaagcaatagatgcattcaagcaatacaaaaatgaagttgaaatgtaacttaacaagaaaatcaaaatgataagaagtgataggtgTGGTGAATACGAATCTCATTTTGAAGagatatgtttagaatatggaactattcatcaaacaacggccccttacacacctcaatccaatggaattgcacAAAGAAAGAATCGatcattaaaggaaatgatgaatgcTTTGTTGATTAGTTCTGGTTTGCCAAAGAACTTGTAGGGGGGGAGctattcttacggctaatcggatattaaatcgagtaccccatagcaaaacgtaatccattccatatgaaaaatagaaagaaagaaatcccaacttgaattattttaaagtgtggggatgtttggcaaaagtgcaagttcctacaCCCAAAATGGTAAAGATGGGACCAAAAACCGTTGATtatgttttcataggatatgcgaccaatagtaaagcatatcatTTTCTGGTGCATAAATctgaaaatcccgacattcatattaatacggttattgaatcagataatgttgagttctttgaaaatatatatccgtataaaaaggaatgtgagtcgattagTGAagggagttgcttgtttggttagtatgatttagacgggtattgtttggtatggcaggactctatcccgacctttatgaaaattatgtatccttagaggcttgaagacagatgtcatgtacgtaaaatattgtatggccttgtcggcctatgttcagtgtacaagtggttattttggtcttatacgcccgtatgtcttatgtataagttggtattacatgttgtattctacttatctcatggcaGCTTtctggctcagttatctatgatagtatgacatgaaaaaatacgttatgttggtaatcggttgagtaaggtaccgggtgcccatcacagcccatctgtttgggtcgtgtcaaaagtggtatcagagcagttctgtcctagggagtctacaagtcatgtctagtagagtcttttttatgggtgtgttgtgcaccgcacttataagaaggaggaaacaaggcatttaggactgtcactctttcttcttactctagatcgtgtggtagagctcagttgtaagaactcaatttcctaaactttatcttattcataatacgacgatgcctacatccagagaGACGGTtgataagagatatagttgtagaagagttgagtcagaggaactcgattttgcatcatacttatgatgagtaaatgtgaagtCTTCATCAGATCTTGCATGTATTAAGACgtgtaaacttcttgataaggagcttttaggcaagaatatctatccacccctatgatgaaaggcaatgagagatttagaagatagatacaaatttcaaaaagtaaaagaagcaaggtgaagaagggtacaaggtACCCAGTTAGTAAAGATGTACATTATCTACTAgtcaggaagagagatataagtattttgagttaccttcaatagtaacagaggtatgtacaattggccacacccatctcatttatgccttaTGGGGGCTAACAAAaatagtataagagaaggacggatatcaggatccggctggggttagagtaacccaaaatggtggatggattatttgtgttagttgacatttccgaaggatatagcaaatatgctaatagatctccttgtgagatacccagatggtgcactctagaatagtacaactagatatgaatactagaatgctCAAAGACATGCACTGGAATCCtggaaggaataaatattaccttagtacgACTCCCGTCCTTAGTAGAGAGATAATTCTAGACAAcctgaagagccagtggatggagcaaaagggagctaaaagcaaaagaatatcttgttgaagttttcagataAAGTaatagatagaaatattagcaggaaataagaagagagctaatgaagcattaagaataagatgtgatacatggatgacaacggtagagcaaacaatgatagtattacagagtctatagtcaagtgaagggaaaaacgagaggtgacaggccttgagacaacaaaagtgtataggccataaagtcatatcctcatttcaaaaattaagtttgtgactccaacgcaactaccagaaggaaaagttagaccccagaataatagaattcagtatgggctggtgaacaagataaacagAACaggaattagggactgagtgacttGATAATAGttagcatcatgagaatttcagatttgcgttccggcgataatagaatggacaacaaaagacgattcatgagaaattcaaagaatgggcattcaggaagacgcttccctaaagcaagcaatatgaacaaagttaagcttaagggattgtatgtgctagttgcactaagtgtcaccattgcgagtaagggaatttgttatccttggtacagaagaattGCCGCAAGGCATGTAAGGGTCATTAATGTTTAGAaatgatgccaaagatgaagaggtaaaacatctataggtatatCCTCATGGCTTCGGctcttagtgctcccctaaagggagaatatggagtgatgtggcattaagtcagaattaagtagttctagtaattatggaatggtaaaggaagaatgcgatgaaaatgaaaaatgagtgaACTTGCACTTAACCAATCCTACAAATATactacgattccagaatattatgcaagcaaaacgttaaggagagaaagtaagggtttctgcctgagatgttattgataaataaggagatagtgcgagacgtaagttaatgCAAAGGAAATAATCCatgaaagattacgcagaatattaatatgagaatgggccaacgagtagttggtagttgatccaggaagagcctagttatggctaaacaagaggacacagacaaatcaacagattgtggaagatgaacatagtgaaccccaacatggggaattcagtctcgcagatatgatattgtgatacttgagaaatattcagataggagtcggggtagtaaaggtaccgtatgagtgttgcggaaataaaagagagtcccactgggaagacaatcaaaatatcagttcagaagcaaccttaCAATCACAAGGGCGTGGAGATAATTAACTACGGGTAATTAttggcgaggaaggacatcaaaaaaaaATTCCACATCTTTACAAGAATTAGAGgttcctccctaagtactacaatgaaaaactagctgaggaagtaaggaagaaggcttcaacctaagcttagtaacctaaggaggaaatggtcttgtaataacagtctcacaacaatattgtatgcatTCTataggaaagtggcacctaccgtggctaatgaatgggaagtaaagtcaaaagtaattttcgagatcatatgagttgcacgaaaattccggcatgcgtgggaactgagataagctaagtatgcacgcaacaaggggcagaaataccaggaaaagtaatagcttacgcttaaagaaagttgagaaggaacgaaaggaattattcgatcaatgatccagagttagttacgttatgaacgcacttgaGATTTCGGAGCATTATCCATGCagtatatatgttgacaatcatacagccatagaagactctggtataagttaaaagaaagaattgagtccaggtcatagacaaaggattgaattgttaaaagattgtatcatggatattccatagcgcccatgaaaggctaaagtaataactaataccaggagccgcagatcggaagatagcttatgcctacataaaggctaatcagaagaaagagcaaactaaagagttacatcaactaagtaaataaggagtctgattattggacccagaaaaattTAGACATCGTGATTGAGAAAATTGCAGaattactcttaatatcagaggtacaagagagatagtacaacaaccatattttaTGACGGATCTACGATAAAGCCAATTAGAAGAATACCTGCCTCGTAAGAAGACAGTATGAAGCTCCCAACAGAttatgtatgcaccagaggtgcaagtattataatagagcatCAAGTTGTgaatgtgaatcatacctatgtggaagggggGTCATGAGAGAAATAGAAGACATGATGCCAGATTTTAAGGTacgtaaggtaaaggtgaacaacgtacgggatactcaggtgcagaaagttgtgaataatctatacttcggatagagggctagaagcgctgggatttaatatccaggaatgatagcggcatcgttagtggcatatcttctagcctatggtttctacttatcgagaggtctagttaagagagtaaagaagagttagagacgatgtggtatctcgcttgatgttccggaatgacataaggaaatctatggtgcaagcaagttgaaggaaggttacgagtagtataaatagatacgtataggtcgcaagctaaagtatagtaaagcgacaaggATTTATGATaggaataaggataagaaagggagagtgagaaggtgacgagaatgaataagtccttaggattaagcccatgaaaacaagagagttgatgatttctctaagttatacaaagctcagtatagcctgactGAACTCAAAGAAATCtaagactaatggcatttagaagagatggaatgccgCTCTGATAGTacaataagggtgtaattgtgatagataaaggatgacgattgggccttcgattgaataatgatttgatgaattatacaggattaaaatacccacgtaaggagaatcacattgggatgctataaaatacgattatggaagtatagtatcgtatcgcccccaggtggatcagaaaaatcacttcaaatgttccacaacacaacgtgagccctagtgattatgtaagaggtttcaatttatcagtagtatattgtagatcaatattgaggtgaatcaacaatggatggacaaaagtcacaaagtatgagatgagattaggccgtcattcttaagatgaacagtaataaggaagtATTAAGGGACTTAGATTTATATAtgtgggataagcaacgaaagtaacctaaAGTTTGGTAgaagacctcagtaacgataaatcgaaatAAGAGTTATGGTAccgtatgacctacctagatgcagtaaaaaTCATGCGGATGGATagccaggtctatgaaataagatgaAGCAATATTCGTAgtttcgacaaagtaccgagcaaagaacttcggtacacctatagatgcccagagggacatcttgtcaagttctgtatatgtCGAGGACTAAAGATTGGCTAACAGATgaagagaagagtcacataggcgcacATATAAGGAAAaggtcgtacaggctgcatggaAGAAGGTAGCAAcagattccgaccacaagtcgtggtgtgagaaagaggcctaaaggggggaatgacatggtctttggaattattcacagactagtttcctagatggcaagtagagtactaaagtattcagaaggcataagtcatgaaaatgataagtgcatcagtcaacattcgaggacgaatgttccaaaggggggaatgatgttacaccccatgtttttgtacatgCAAGTGCGCAATAAgcaaattgatggaagctcggaaaatgagatgttacatcccgcatgtTCGTGCGttgaagtttcgtcgtaagttaatcgacgtaagctcgggaatgagattatttttgaggttataagtattatgctatttcaaacaagttcgtgaaagtgagagggtaagcaaatcgaagaaaatgagtttcgtcgaagtttgtcattttgagataaaatacggtccaagctataatattccgtatttatggactagtgccatacaaggtaccacatgactatgatagtaaggtgtataaggtatgttaaaagtgagtagtattttaagtaatttgagataactcttaattatgtgaataattagttaattattgaattagtggtGGATTAATAAATTGATTAAGGAGAAGGGGTGAAAAGTTGGATAAGTTGAAAGTGTAGTAGCCTGGCAGCTAAAGAATCAAAGAATTATGACTCAAAAGTAAGTAAGTTATGTGGCAATTCTTAAAGAAAGTGAGTCATTTCCATTTAATAATGGATAGACACATAAAACGTGAGTCATGTCCATTATTAGAATACACAAGTCACAATTCCATTATGATATGCATTCAAAATAGAAATGTTTGTATGTTACAAAACCTAAGTTTCAAACGCAAGTCATATAGCAAATGCTAAGTACGGATCTTCAACTGTTCATACAAGATTTCACAGCATCTCCAAGGAATCAAAAGAGAATTCTTAGTATTTTAAGCAACGGATTTTTGCCTACTCCGATCTTGTCGTCACGTGTTTTGTCGAAGTtaatgtgtgttagagggattgtcaagagaatcgactcaggtatgttaaggctatcccttctttctttttggcatgatctatacgacacaaacgaaacgagcaaatgcacaatttccataaatgactctattcatagaaatactagagatgcttatgttcttgattccctatgtgtcatattattttatcatctattcatgggtctcaaaaatacataagttggtaaagtttagtTGATAAATTTATCTGAAAGGTATAATAATCTTATAACAtttcgagaaaatcttattaacgtatttcttatgcatttcattcatgtatacatgtatattgacccatgaccagatggcgttatatacgcatatattatatgtatatgggatatgagaaaaggttacagcgttatatatgcaccaccacctgatcagctggtatacgttgatgatttgcccatagtggccgaaatgatatgatgggattccctcagaggcttgatgatgttatgaacgcatatacctatgcattgtatgacatttatacgcatatgtatgacattataaaaataaaataattcacagagctatgcaaatgtacatgtcgagtcttttactccatgtttctctcatgtctattatttactgattttcattccttacatactcggtacattatttgtacagacgttccttttgcctagggacgctacgtttcatgcccacaggtcccgatagacaggtcgagagccctccaagtagaagatgttggtgcgctccatttgcttcggagttacttgtttggttagtatgatatAGACgggtattgtttggtatggcgggactctatcccgacctttatgaaaattatgtatccttagaggcttgtagacagatgtcatgtacgtaaaagattgtatggccttgtcggcctatgttcagtgtacgagtggttattttggtcttatagtgtcacgacccaaaatttcaccacaagcgtcgtgatggcacctactctctaagactaggtaagccgatttccattacattttgaagccattttttttaaaaaatctaacagcggaaataattacaatacacaacctcccaagactggtagtactgagtcacgaactctaactgaatacatagaatgatcacgaggaccgaatatacaatactgtttgattaaaaattaacagtacactgaaatggaaagactccaagggactgcgacgaccaagcagctctaccttgaatccttacgatcccgctttaattCTTCTCAAGTCCAAtaactccaatacctggctctgcacaaaaaatatgcaaaagtgtagagtgagcacaccacagcggtgccgaggaagtatcaagactaacctcaatggagtagagacgaggtacaatcaagacactcactagtctaataacctgtgcaatataatatacaaaaataataggaagcaaataataataaagccaggATAAaataaccagtgatatgcacaacagacaacagaaataccattaatatcactcagcaattaataaacacaattacactcaattaaatcaagcccttcaaataaatgtcttttacatagttcttccagataactctctttcaaatataattttctcaaataattattttccaaatataattctttcaataaatcttttcaaatacaatttcctcaaataaatatctttcaaaatacaattcttttatataatactttctaagtaaaaatccttctaaatagatattttgaatataattctttcaattaaaaagtcaccatgtgacacctcatttcaaaatcatcaaaatacaggtctcggcccattttcatatttcaacggcgcacctcgtgcccataattaaatcatcatattgctcggcacctcgtgcccccatttcatatcacaactgcatggacaattcacgtgccaaatatcattatcatttcatcacagcacctcgtgcccatattttatatcacaactgcacggacaaatcACTTGCCAATATCCCCATCTCATATCAAAatttacggcacctcgtgcccacatttccttttataaaccgcctggcaatagccacaggctcccaatttcaacataaatcagattattatcaatttactaacaacaagacaagttgcacaaggtataaaaataaacacaagaaaatcacagcatcacatgaaaattgtcaacaccacaaccctacatcaacacatatcgtccctgacaatagccacccttatcgctcctattgccacccttatcgctcctataaccacccttatcgctcctcccacaatatcaatagccaacaaacacaacagtgaaatgccactcttataaccacataatatcaatggtGAAATACCACTCTTATCTCtcaaaaataacaactcacacaacacaacaatttacacgggaaattatcacaacaacataacaaaaatcaattcatatcacaatttgcccaatggccacaaccaaattttcaaagctacaaccaagtcaattaattcatagcaaatagccaaatgctctccacaatgtgtacaacacccaaaaataatcaatagagatagaaattactcaacataatgcaaagtcttcataaaagatcaaattttcaataattatataaacacctctt
The sequence above is drawn from the Nicotiana tabacum cultivar K326 chromosome 13, ASM71507v2, whole genome shotgun sequence genome and encodes:
- the LOC142168031 gene encoding uncharacterized protein LOC142168031; translated protein: MTETRTFVVGSTSNVSSSSRSVPPLTLAEKPENLFGIDFKWWQQNMFFYLTTLTLQKFIKEDVLVLPESTPENERFMVTKAWKHSDFLCKNYILSGLEGDLYNVYSNVKTSKELWEALEKKYKTEDAGLKKFVATKFLDYKMVYSKPVITQVQELQVIIHDLLAEGIIRINAYVESINSLTNYEFFVKGLVINEAFQVAAMIEKLPPLWRDFKNYLKHKRKEMGANIVETTPTNPKKRNKSSGPNNYPSKKKFKENCHNCGKVGHKPAECRAPKKEKKKDQANMVQTNDGIDDLCAMLSECNLVENPKEWWIDSGSTRHVCVVREAFASYAPAGLDETIFMGNSATTKTEGYGKIFLKMTSSKVVTLNNVCHVPEI